The following is a genomic window from Nicotiana tabacum cultivar K326 chromosome 3, ASM71507v2, whole genome shotgun sequence.
GACATACATGATTCTTGCTTGACTTTGTGCTCCCTCTGTTTTTGCCATAGGTACTCATAAAAAATGTCAATACAAGTCAACAAAGAATTGGACAAGTGGTAGTTCTAGATCCTCCTAGTCGTGACCAAGTTTTATCCGACCGTAGTTCATCAGCGCCACAGTCCTCCGGGACAGCATTTCTCTTGCCATTACATAGCTATCCTGATTCTCATATAAAACCAGATGGAGAAGTTGCCTATTTATCTCCGATTCTAGCATTTaacctttatttacatttgtcaTGCTTGAAATCAATGATTCAACAAGGGAAAGAAGCTTTGTCACCACTATTTGAGGCGAAATCAAATAATATAGTGAGCGGAAAAGACAATGTTCCCATCACTCTAGAATTTGAACCTTTAGATCAGTTGCCAAAATATGCCACACACCTGAGGGCTTCTTTTGTGAAGATACCAGAATGTGGGAGTCTAGGGTCAGTTAAAAAAGATTCATCTATAGAAGCTGAAGACCGTCAAGAGTTGATCGATATGGAATTGAATAAGTACTTTGAAGTAGATAGATTTCTTTCGAGAGGTGATCTTTTCAGTGTGTGCATCAATTGGAATTGCAAATCGGCTCTCTGCATCCCTTGCAGTCAAAAGAAGCAAAATGGTGGTTCTGACCTCATCTATTTCAaggtttaaattttatttattattgtcaTAGGTTCACGAGTAACTTGCGAAATGCCTTGACACTCACTCTTATTAGTAAGCAATCCCAGGTTGTGGCCATGGAACCTTCCGAAGAACCTGTCCTAAGAGTCAACCGTACTCGAACTGCCCTTATACTTGGAGGGAATGTACCTTCTGCTGTTCCTCCAGATTTCTTAATTCCTCGACCACGAGGTTCTCTGCCTTTACAAGTGAGCACTGTGAAGACGTTAGCCTCCATACTTATGCCACCATTATGTCCATCAGCCCTTTCATCAAAATTTCGGGTTGCTGTGTTGTTGTATGGTTCGCCCGGTACGTTCTAAACTTTGCCATCTGCTGGTTAATTTGAAAGATGCTGGTTATAGGATGATTTTGATATTCTTTCTCTTCTCAACTGTTTTGTGATATTTTCTTTTATCACCTGTCGCATGACGTTGCAGAAAACAAAAGAGATGATCCTCGGAATTGTTACATATTGGCAAAATCTCTAGATTGGGAGTCCagtgtttgattttttttttttttaaaaatgaacaTGGTTTAGATGTCTATAGTGGATGAGTAGGATaatgaaagaaagacttttgaaactcgTAGTCTTAAACAAGCCATagatatttgtgtgactataaatcatctCATAAGGATAAAAtggaaagtttaaagttaaatagTAACTAAATATAAAAAGGTGTAATTCTTTTTTGGGACGGACTAAAATGAAAGagtgtcacataaattgggacagatGGAGTACTACTTTACAAAAATTTTATTCGATTAAAAGCTGCAGCTCCATCGATTTGTAAATTAGTTTTGCCGTTGATGGATGGTTTCAAATTTTCTGCAGGTTGCGGGAAGAGAACTGTGGTTAAATTTGTTGCTCGTCAATTAGGCCTTCATGTGGTGGAATATAACTGTCAAAGTGTATTTGCAAATTCTGATAGAAAAACATCAGTTGCCCTAGCTGAAGCTTTTGGCATGGCCCGCAGGTATTTTAGGTTGCCTAGGATTTATTGTCTATTTAACTAACTACTATCATAAGGTTTATTGACTGTAGGTGGCAGCCTTTACTAATACGTCGACGACCTGATTTTCATTTTTCCCTGGTAAATTGACTATGTACGGTTAACCTAAGATTTTCTGATTTACACAATTTTACTCAGCCCtcacttaattttatttttccccGTACATTATCCATACCTTGAAGCAATAACTTTTTGCTATTGCGAATATACATTAGGGAAATCATGACTAGCTTCATAGAAGTATAATGTACATGAAAATTTTCACGTTAAACTAATTACTCCTTGTGTTTTGGATACTCACATATTGCAATGATTGTCTCTTTCTAAATTGTTCCTCTGTCCCAGTTTATTTGAGCTACTTTCCCTTTCACTTCTTTCAAATTAAATTGGGCCTTATCCTAAATTGACAGAGAACAATTAGTTTACATTTTTTGAATAGACCAACGACCCACTTTAAAAACCTTTGACAATgattttgaacatatattaaaCTAACCTCAACTAAAAGATCCGTTAAACTCTATGTTTAAATCCATCTGGTCAAACCGGCTCAAGCATATCGAAACTTAAGAAGCTTGGTTGTCTTTAATGTGGTCTTTTATTCCTTTGAAATCAATTTGCACTGCAGATACTCGCCTGCAATCCTTCTTCTTCGCCATTTTGAGGTCTTCAAGAACCTGGTCTCTCACGAGGGTTCACCACATGACCAAGTTGGTATGAACTTAGAGGTTGCATCCGTCATAAAGGAATTTACTGAGCCAGTTGCTGAAGATGAAGAAATCTACTCAGAGGGAAAGTCAAATGCTTATGATGTAAGATGTATTCCAAGTTCCTTTACTTTTCATATCTCCGTGTCCGTCATATTGTACTGAATGATGTtgatgaattttcttttgaattatcaTGATCATCATCAATTAGATtggtttgtttttctttcctattctcttttcaaaatcttcatcaTGTTATAATGTCCTTGGATTCATGCTcatatttatgtgaatttatgGGAAGAGGGAGATTCAGAAAGCTAAATTCTCTCCTAGTTCTAGGTAGTATCATAGTCAGAATTGTTTGCAGAAGTTGCAAAAGACATGATATAAATGGATCCATGTAATAGATAAGCCTACTTGCACTAAAATGTTACCTGATTTCTGTAAGAAATTTGAGTCAAAATAGCTGCATTTTGGCTTAAATTCAGAACATGTCTTCTATTAAAATCTTCTTGGAGTTGAGGTTGTCCCCTCATAGTCATACGAGCTAAGTCCTCTTAATTTAATTTTGTTAACTGCTCAATAAATTTGAAGTATTGATGAGCTTGCATCAAAATTTCACCAGCATTTGCattttttgaatttcttttaCCATAATTTACCCCACATACTCCCTTATCTAGTCCATAGTCTATACGGCTATTATCATTTTCTCTGAGGGGTGGCGAAAAGAGGACGACGACATAATATTACTTTCTATTGCCACCTCTCTTTCTGAAAGGTGCCACTTCACATAATATACTGGGGAATAGTCTGGGTAATGCTTATTCTTGTCTTTTGTTGATGCAGCAAGTAAAGGTTGCTCAACCTGTAAATCGGCACCCAGTGCTGTTAGTTGCTGCTGCTGATAGTTCTGAAGGCCTTCCACCAACTATTAGGCGTTGTTTCAGCCACGAGATTAGCGTGGGTCCGTTGAATGAAGAACAGAGGAATGAAATGCTCTCCCAGTCTCTTCAACATTTCAGTGAACTACTTCCAGATGTAGGTAAACTTGAAGTTTCCTTCTCTTTTGTCTGTGTGATCTTAATATTCATTCATATGTACACTACACTGGTCCTTTATTAAACTTTATTCGCTATAGGCCAAAAGAGTCCGTGAAATTTTCTAATTTTGTACCCAAGTGTGTGGCTTAGTGATCAATAAAGTGGATTGAGAACCATGCGGTTTCAGGTTCGAATCCTAGCGGAGGCAAAAACATTGAGTGATTTCTTCTCATTTGTCCAAGCCTTGATGGACAAAGTTACCTGGTGCTGGCGGGAGGTAGCACGTgtcccgtggaattagtcgaggtgtgtGTACGTAAGCTGGCCCGGACACCAGGGTTATTAATAAAAAGTATGCCCATGAAGTTGGGAAACTTGAGAAGTGTAAAGGGTTTTagggggttggggggggggggggaatgaaaACTCTCATCTCTTCCTTTCTGTTATTTTCTAGATTACTGAAGTCGTGGGTGTCATTTGTTGTCGTTTTTATTGCAGGCTTCTTTGGAGGACCTTGTGAAAGATTTGGTTGGTCAGACATCAGGATTCATGCCAAGAGATCTGCGAGCTTTAGTTGCTGATGCTGGTGCAAATCTAGTCCTTAGTCGTGGTAGTGAGGAAGTCGAGGTTGAGAAAGGAAATCTGAAAGAGCTTTCTCATGAGAGCAAACCAATCGAGAATAATGGCTCGCATGACTCGACAAAGTCCCTAAGCAAAGAAGATGTAATGAAATCACTGGAACGATCAAAGAAAAGAAATGCATCAGCACTGGGTACTCCAAAGGTAAATCAGGAAATGATTTTGTAAACAAAACTAATCTTATTATGCTTCTTTTGTGTTTGATTGGACTTGCTCAGCATTTTAATGTTTTTGCAAGAAAACGAagtaaaactttttttttttgtggagcAACAAAATTTGGTGAAAGTTCAGATCTTCTGTGCTCCATTATTGGACTCTAATGTGCTGACTGCTTATATTGGTTTGGTTCATCTTTTTTTGTATAGCATGGGATTGCAATGCAGACGGTCAATTATTGTATTGAAAAGTCTAATGCTGCTTGACAAAATTCTTATATATATGGTTTACACTAGTGTAGGTTCCAAATGTCAAATGGGAAGATGTTGGTGGTCTTGAAGATGTGAAGAAATCAATTTTGGACACTGTACAGGTATTCCATTGATTTACTCCCACAGAACGCTTGTGAAAACTAAAGCGAATAAGCCTCCTTTTAAAGTTTATACTTATTACCCATGGTGCGTCGAATTAAAAGTTGTACTCTACtggattttgtattttatttctgctatttttcaGATGATGTGACTTCCATTCTCTTCTTCCTTTGTAATGCAGCTGCCTCTTTTACACAAGGACTTGTTTTCGTCTGGATTGCGCAAGCGATCTGGTGTTCTTTTCTATGGCCCACCTGGTACAGGAAAAGTGAGTTTATGAGTTGCTTTATGCAGTGTCATATCATCTATATTTTATTGTCCAGTCCCGTTCCTGGTCATCTATGATACTTTATTCATTAACAACATTCTGTTGAAATGTTCAGACTTTACTGGCAAAAGCTGTTGCTACCGAATGCTCCCTGAATTTTCTCAGTGTGAAAGGGCCCGAGTTGATAAACATGTACATAGGAGAGTCAGAGAAAAATATTCGGGACATTTTTCAGAAGGTAAGCTATTTTTGCTTTTgcaaagatgttttaaaaaagGATGTGCTTATTTAAAATTCTTCTTGAAAATTGCAGGCTAGATCAGCTCGACCATGCGTCATCTTCTTCGATGAACTTGATTCTCTTGCTCCTGCCCGGGGTGCATCTGGAGACTCAGGCGGTG
Proteins encoded in this region:
- the LOC142179365 gene encoding peroxisomal ATPase PEX6-like, producing the protein MVEKRKPLVLSSTKNLLNSLLNSENKTQIPFLPKVQLRAGVLKISKDGIVNLDDSALVGITTSQLRRLCITSGSLVLIKNVNTSQQRIGQVVVLDPPSRDQVLSDRSSSAPQSSGTAFLLPLHSYPDSHIKPDGEVAYLSPILAFNLYLHLSCLKSMIQQGKEALSPLFEAKSNNIVSGKDNVPITLEFEPLDQLPKYATHLRASFVKIPECGSLGSVKKDSSIEAEDRQELIDMELNKYFEVDRFLSRGDLFSVCINWNCKSALCIPCSQKKQNGGSDLIYFKVVAMEPSEEPVLRVNRTRTALILGGNVPSAVPPDFLIPRPRGSLPLQVSTVKTLASILMPPLCPSALSSKFRVAVLLYGSPGCGKRTVVKFVARQLGLHVVEYNCQSVFANSDRKTSVALAEAFGMARRYSPAILLLRHFEVFKNLVSHEGSPHDQVGMNLEVASVIKEFTEPVAEDEEIYSEGKSNAYDQVKVAQPVNRHPVLLVAAADSSEGLPPTIRRCFSHEISVGPLNEEQRNEMLSQSLQHFSELLPDASLEDLVKDLVGQTSGFMPRDLRALVADAGANLVLSRGSEEVEVEKGNLKELSHESKPIENNGSHDSTKSLSKEDVMKSLERSKKRNASALGTPKVPNVKWEDVGGLEDVKKSILDTVQLPLLHKDLFSSGLRKRSGVLFYGPPGTGKTLLAKAVATECSLNFLSVKGPELINMYIGESEKNIRDIFQKARSARPCVIFFDELDSLAPARGASGDSGGVMDRVVSQMLAEIDGLNDSTQDLFIIGASNRPDLIDPALLRPGRFDKLLYVGVNSEASYRERVLKALTRKFKLKEDVSLLSIAKRCPPNFTGADMYALCADAWFHAAKRKVLAASSDSTGSDDVDDSIVVEYDDFLKVLGEISPSLSMAELQKYELLRDQFEGSSR